TGTGGTTGATAGCCAGTGGCACTACCATGCCAGCCAGCCCTGGCGTTTGGACAGGGAGCAACGTGGCAGCTGGGTACGGTCATACCTGTATGATCCGCTGGGACGTCAGGTGGCGTCGGTCACCGATTTAGAAAGCAACCTGAGCTGTAAAAATGAAGTCAGCTACGAGCCGGCCACCAAAGATGTGCGGATAACCGACGCGCTGGCCTCAGTGCATGACGCGAAATGTGTTGTGCAGCTGACCACCTTTGACGAATACGGCCGGGTATTCCAGCAGTTTGATGATTACCGGCGCACCCGGGATCGCGGCCGCTTTGTGGAAGCCCGGGGCCAGCGCTTGTATTACCGCGCGGGCCAGGTGTATCAGAAGCAGGAAGCACGCGAGGGCAGTGCCGGGCAGCTTTACTATGTTGCCGAGTCTGAAGACAGTGCCGGACGAGTGACCGGCTATAAAAAAGGCTACTTCAGTATGGTGGTGGGCTACGACAGCCGTGGCAACCTGAAAACGCTGGGTGTAGATGAGCACAGTGCTTACCGTTACATTCAGCAGCACAGTTACACCTTTGATGCGCTGGGCAATCTGACCAGCCGCGCCCTGACGGCAGAAGCAACCGCGACCACCTTTGGTTACGATACGCTGAACCGGGTTACCAAAGTGAATGGCGATGAGCGCTACGTTTATGACCCGAATGGCAATCTCAAGAACAAAGATGGCTGGACGCAGAAGTATGGCAAGGCAGGTGAACCCTTGCATGCCATCCATGAGCGGGTTAAAGGGTCGCAGACCGAAACTTTCAGCTACGATGCCAATGGCAATCAGCTGTCTGCCACGGTGCACCTGAATGGCCGTGTACACACACGCACACTGGATTACAGCGCCCGTAATAAAGTGACCTCCATCACTCAGAATGGCGAGACGGTCACCTTTACATATGATGCCAATAATCGCCGTTACAAGCGCACAGAAGGCAGTAAAACCATCTACTATGTTGGTGCGCTGGAGATTGTGGATGAAGGCGCAAGCGGCGAATTTGCCAATCAGCACTATGTGCGCCGCAGCATTGGCAGCTATTCACCCAGCGGGGCACAGCAACGCACTCTGTTGACGGACTGCTCAATCGGTGCGCCTGCCTACTGTGTCTTTGCCAGTGCAACCTATGTGAATACGGAGCTGGTGGCACGTAGTTACTTTGATCGCCAGGGTCGCGTGCTGGGTAAGGCACGACTAACCCCTAAGGGCCAATGGTTACAGGATACCACCCATTACGATAAGTTTGGCCGGGCTGTGGTTGTTACCCCGGCAGGGAGCGCCTCAACCCACACCCATTATGATGTGCTGGACCGTGTTACCGAGGTTCAGGACCATCAACTGGACTTAACGACGACGCAGGATGTGGCGGATCGGACGCTCACCGTGAAAGTGACAGCTAAAAATAGCAGTGATATTCCGGGAGGGACCCAAACGACCATCACCACACACAATGAGTATGGCGAGAAGCACACGGTAACGGATCAGGCCGGCCACGTGCTGACCTACACCTACAACACCCTAGGCCTGCTGGAAACGGTGCAGTCCTCTGCTGATGGTGGCGCTGTACTGATAACCAACAGCTACAACCTGATCACGGGCCGTAAAAAGCGCACCGAAGATGTTGACCGGGGTAACTGGCAGTACACCTACAATGCATTGGGCGAGCTGCTAACACAAACCGACGCCAATGGCGATACGCAGAGCTTTGTGTATGACAGCCTTGGCCGTAAAACACAGCTCAAAATTAACGATGTGGTTGATAGCCAGTGGCACTACCATGCCAGCCAGCCCTGGCGTTTGGACAGGGAGCAACGTGGCAGCTGGGTACGGTCATACCTGTATGATCCGCTGGGACGTCAGGTGGCGTCGGTCACCGATTTAGAAAGCAACCTGAGCTGTAAAAATGAAGTCAGCTACGAGCCGGCCACCAAAGATGTGCGGATAACCGACGCGCTGGCCTCAGTGCATGACGCGAAATGTGTTGTGCAGCTGACCACCTTTGACGAATACGGCCGGGTATTCCAGCAGTTTGATGATTACCGGCGCACCCGGGATCGCGGCCGCTTTGTGGAAGCCCGGGGCCAGCGCTTGTATTACCGCGCGGGCCAGGTGTATCAGAAGCAGGAAGCACGCGAGGGCAGTGCCGGGCAGCTTTACTATGTTGCCGAGTCTGAAGACAGTGCCGGACGAGTGACCGGCTATAAAAAAGGCTACTTCAGTATGGTGGTGGGCTACGACAGCCGTGGCAACCTGAAAACGCTGGGTGTAGATGAGCACAGTGCTTACCGTTACATTCAGCAGCACAGTTACACCTTTGATGCGCTGGGCAATCTGACCAGCCGCGCCCTGACGGCAGAAGCAACCGCGACCACCTTTGGTTACGATACGCTGAACCGGGTTACCAAAGTGAATGGCGATGAGCGCTACGTTTATGACCCGAATGGCAATCTCAAGAACAAAGATGGCTGGACGCAGAAGTATGGCAAGGCAGGTGAACCCTTGCATGCCATCCATGAGCGGGTTAAAGGGTCGCAGACCGAAACTTTCAGCTACGATGCCAATGGCAATCAGCTGTCTGCCACGGTGCACCTGAATGGCCGTGTACACACACGCACACTGGATTACAGCGCCCGTAATAAAGTGACCTCCATCACTCAGAATGGCGAGACGGTCACCTTTACATATGATGCCAATAATCGCCGTTACAAGCGCACAGAAGGCAGTAAAACCATCTACTATGTTGGTGCGCTGGAGATTGTGGATGAAGGCGCAAGCGGCGAATTTGCCAATCAGCACTATGTGCGCCGCAGCATTAACGGCGATGCGGTGCAGACCTATCACCCCAATGGGCAGGCCAGCCTGCAATGGCTGTTTACCGACCATCAGGGCTCTGTGGTGGCCATTACCGACTACGCCGGTAAGCTCCTCAAACGCTTTAGCTATGACGTATTTGGCAAACAAAGCGAGATAGTCAGGCCACCCAGCAGCGACGCCAGTTATACCCATTGGTCCACGGCCTCCCTGGGGATCTTTACCCGGGTGCCGGCGAATAGCCGCAGTTACACGGGCCATGAGCCGATTACGCTGGGCGGCGACAACCGCATCATTCATATGAATGGTCGGATCTACGATGCAGACACCGGCCGGTTTATGCAGGCGGATCCGGTGGTGCAGGCGCCGAATAATTTGCAGAATTATAACGCCTATACATACGTGCTGAATAATCCGCTTTCGTATACGGATCCGAGTGGGTATTTGTTTAAACCACTTAAGAAGCTCCAGAGAAATGTGATCCGCGGTGCTGCGAAAGTGTTTGGCGCTGAAGCGGTCAATATTGTGGGTAGTATTGTTGCGTCTTTCTGTGCACCGGCCTGTTCAGCTTACTGGAGTTATGAATTCACCCGGGCGATGGGGGGCTCTTCCTCTCAGGCGTTTAGAGCGGGGATGATTGCGGCTGTTACTTCCCAGGCATTCAAGGCAATAGGTAACCATTTCAACAATTTGGGTAACTACAACGCTTTCCATGTAAATAGCAACCTATTAACGAAATTTGGTGGTAACCTGTTGACCTCAGGCCAAATCGCGGCACAAATTACAGCGCATGCTGTGGTTGGGGGGGTATCTTCCGTTTTGAGTGGCGGCAAGTTTGGTCATGGGTTTGTGAGTGCAGGTATAACCAAGGCTGCGGGTGGTGCGTTCCTGCCAGGCGGTGCTGGGCTGAGTGCTACCCAGATAGCAAAAGGCACGGTAGTCTCGTCGATTATTGGTGGTACAGTCTCAGCAATTACTGGCGGTAAATTTGCCAATGGTGCTCGTACTGGGGCCATGCAGTTCTTGTTGAATCAGGCTGGGGAGTCGGTTAGGGAGATTTATGCGGCATTTGGTGTTGGTAAAGGTAGCGGGCAGTGGGAGGTGAGGTTTGGTGCAGATGGAACGTCAGAGCATGCAGTTTATAGTCAGGAAGTTACAGTGCTTGATGAACACGGTAATATTTTAGGTACTTTTGAAGGTAGCAGTACACCAAATCCTTATAAGCCCAGAAACCCAAATGTCCGGGGAACAGATGCGTACCCACAAGTACAGGGAGGACAGTATGATTTGACACATGGGTTACACAGAGGTCAACCTGCTTTATCAGTTAATGGAGATGGGTTTGTTCCGACTACGGCTCCGAACCCAAACTTTCCTCAGCAAGGTAGTACTGCTAATTTCATTCGTGTGCACAAAGGGTATAGCAACACATGGAAAGGTTCTGCTGGATGCATGACTATTAATCCAAGTCAGTGGGATGACTTTATGAATACTGTGCCGGCAAGTGGGAAAGGTACTTTATACTTACCGAACTAGTGGTTTAAAAATATATGGCTTTAACTTTTTTATTAAGGAATTTCGATGCATAAATTCTATCTATTTGTGAGCGTGATGCTTATTGCGCTATGTTCATTTACAGTCTTTGCTAAAGACAAAGGAATAGTTGAAGAATATCAGTCTATTAAAGCTAACTATGTAGTGCAGTTTAAAAAGGGAAACTATGAAGCAGCTTACAAGGCTGCTATAGATTTACTACATATTGATCCAACGGACCCCATAGCATATCTACAATTGATAATGGCCGCTCGCGAGTTAGGGGGGGATTTGAAAGTTATTCGAGATAATTTTGAGCCGTGGGTTTCAGAGTCCAACCTAAAGGAAAAGGAGCTTAAACTACTGGCAGATATGCTTATAGAGTCTCCTCGGGTGGAAAGTAAGTAGTTATAATAGTCTCAACAATAAGTTACATGGACATATATGGACGATCCATTGATAGAAGAGCACAGATACATGGACATATATGGACGCTCCAGCGATGTCAAGCCGAGTAGGCCTGCGAGATAGCGAATTATTATGACATAGATACATGGACACCCACCCTAAAGTGGCGTATGTAAGGTACGCCGTCTACCTTTAGGTAATAGAAATAGCTTAAGGTGACACCCATTCAAAATTGGCGCTCAGTGAGCGCCTTTTTTCTGTGCAATCACGCCAGCGCGGTGTGCAGTGGAAATCAGCGCTGGCATGCACAACAGACCAGCGGAGGGTGCATTTTCGGCCAGTCCCACCAAATGGTGGCACTGTACAAACTGAGTAATCATGCTGATTTGAACTGATCTCTGCTGCTGGATTCACTGAGTCCTGGTCGAGTCAGGGAAGGTAGTCAGACATGCGGTTGAGGATTTTTTCGAGATATGGAGTTGTACCCAATTTATAGTCATGCATATCTTTTAGGTCTACATTAAGCTCTCCAGCGAGTGAATGGTCAATGGATTTTAAAAAGGCCATTTTATGGTGATATGTGTCCTCAATTAATCCGATTTCGAGGGCTAGCTGCAACCAATAGTGATAGCACTGAATCGCTCCATCAAAATCGATGGCTTGTTTGGAGTAAAACCCCATTGGGACCGGGTAAAAACTCTCATTATCTGATTCGTCTGCACCCAGCCAATCTGAAATGCGATAATACAAGTCTGCCGCAATGGGTGAAAGGGGCAATGTCATTGCCATTCGCATAAACATTTTTGTTGCTGCTATCTGTTCAGTACAAAAAGATGCGTATTCGGGATCGTGGACTTTCTCGTAAGTCAAAATAAGAAAGTAAGTGAGTGCGTCCAGGCCATCCTGCGTACTAAGCAAATGAACTGTGCAGCCATGTGGGCGTTTACGTTTTGTGATTCCGTTGGTTGTTCGGGCAATACACTTTGTGGATATGGCCGGTGGCAATGACAGCAAAATCGAGTTAATGTTTGCTTCAGTATAGGGAGTGTCTAAAAGTTGCCAGATAGGATGGCAAATAGTTGAGTACATTAAGTCAATTTCGATGTGCAACTGTTCTTGCAATTTCAGCTCAATGTTACGAACAACGCCTTCTCGCCCGATCACTTCTCCGTCACGCTTTTTATAAAACAGCTTATTTAGGTTGTACTTTTGGGTTAGAGCACTTTTCGAGCCGTCTTCTGCATACAGTAGCTTTTTGGTCACCTGGTAAGGGTTTTTTGAATCAGTGATGTTTTGAACAAAAGAAGCAAAGTAACGAGTCGCCAAGCTTTTACTTGGTGGAGAAAGTCGCTTGTAATCATAAAAATTGAACATAAAAAGTTTTGCACTTTAGTGTGGGCAGTGACCTCAAAAAAACAAGGTCAATTTAAATCAATCGCTTAACGTTCTTCATTTGTGAAAATCCATATCTTTAATCTAATAATAAGACCTTTGATGGTTTTTGCCAGCTTGACTAGGCTTACTCAGTTGCGTTTAGTTTAACTTTTAAGGGGGTTGTCTGTGAGTGAAGCGATTGACCCAGAATGTAAGGCGCTTGCACTGCAGTTGGAGCAAGATTTACTGGGATTATACGGTAGCCCGATACTATCTGGTGAGCAGTTGAGGTTAGCCATGGGGTATAGAAGTGTTGAGGCACTTCGGCAGTCTATTGTTCGTAACACCATTCCTATCACAGTGTTCACTATTCAAAACCGCAATAAAGTTATAAGGACACCCACTCTAAAGTGGCGTACGGAATGTACGCCGTCTACCTTTAGGTAATGCTCAATGGATTGAGGATGCTAGATTATGCCAATGGCAAGGAAGAAGCAGGTCAGCCTATCAGACACTAAGTACTATCACTGCATATCCCGGTGTGTTCGTCGGGCATTTCTGTGCGGTAAAGATCGCCTCACGGGCAAGTCTTATGAACATCGGCGAGACTGGGTTGAGGAAAAATTGCTGACCCTTGCGAAGGTGTTTTGTATTGATGTGTGTGGCTATGCCATTATGAGTAATCATACGCATATTGTATTGTATGTGGATGATAAGAAAGCACACAGGTTATCAGATAAAGCGATAGTGCTTCGCTGGCATAAACTGTTTAAGGGCAACTGGTTGACGCATAAGTTCATCGGTGGTGATGAGCTGAGTGAGTCAGAGCACAGTATACTTGATGCAGACATCAGTGAATTCAGAATACGTCTTGCGAGCATCAGCTGGTTTATGCGGGTGCTTAATGAAGATATTGCCCGCCGGGCAAACAAAGAAGATGGTTGCACAGGCCGGTTTTGGGAAGGGCGATTCAAGTCACAGGCTTTGCTGGATGAAGCGGCACTGGCAGCGTGCCTGGCGTATGTTGACCTGAATCCAGTCAGAGCCAAAATGGCAGAGACACCGGAAACGTCAGACTACACCAGCATTAAAAAACGTATTGATTATGCACGGCAAGGAAAGCAACCTAAGAGCTTACTGCGCTTTGCAGGTAACCCAAGAAAGCACATGCCTAAAGGACTGCCGTTTGAGCTGACCTATTACATACAGCTAGTTGAATTAACAGGCCGATGCATGCGTGCAGATAAGCGGGGTTATATCAGCGATAGCCAGCCATTGCTGACACGGTTGCAAATAGAGCCAGACAACTGGCTCAAACTGACTACGCAGTTTACAAAGGTCTTTCATGGTGCTGTGGGGCGAAAACAAGCGATGACAGATTACTGTGAGCATCTTCATAAAAGGCGGCGTGCCAACTTGACTCAATGCGAGCGATTACTGGGTTAACACCTTCCCGTGAGTACCATTTCGATTTATCTAAGTTGAGGCTTGGATGCGCATTCGTATTGTCCGAATCTGATTATTCTTCAGAATTTCGTGTCTAAACTTACGACTTTCACTAATCAGAGCTTATAGAAAGCGCAGCATTTGATAGTCTTGCATTTCTTTATTGAAACTGCCCACAATTGATTTGTGAATTTACAGGTGGGTGTCTCATGAAAACCTTTTGGTTGCGGGTGTAGATGAGCACAGTGCTTACAGTTACATTCAGCAGCACAGTTACACCTTTGATGCGCTGGGCAATCTGACCAGCCGCGCCCTGACGGCAGAAGCAACCGCGACCACCTTTGGTTACGATACGCTGAACCGGGTTACCAAAGTGAATGGCGATGAGCGCTACGTTTATGACCCGAATGGCAATCTCAAGAACAAAGATGGCTGGACGCAAAAGTATGGCAAGGCAGGTGAACCCTTGCATGCCATCCATGAGCGGGTTAAAGGGTCGCAGACCGAAACTTTCCGCTACGATGCCAATGGCAATCAGCTGTCTGCCACGGTGCACCTGAATGGCCGTGTACACACACGCACACTGGATTACAGCGCCCGTAATAAAGTGACCTCCATCACTCAGAATGGCGAGACGGTCACCTTTACATATGATGCCAATAATCGCCGTTACAAGCGCACAGAAGGCAGTAAAACCATCTACTATGTTGGTGCGCTGGAGATTGTGGATGAAGGCGCAAGCGGTGAATTTGCCAATCAGCACTATGTGCGCCGCAGCATCAACGGCGATGCGGTTCAGACCTATCATCCTAATGGGCAGGCCAGCCTGCAATGGCTGTTTACCGACCATCAGGGCTCTGTGGTGGCCATTACCGACTACGCCGGTAAGCTCCTCAAACGCTTTAGCTATGACGTATTTGGTAAACAAAGCGAGATAGTCAGACCACCCAGCAGCGACGCCAGTTATACCCACTGGTCCACGGCCTCACTGGGGATCTTTACCCGGGTGCCTGCGAACAGCCGCAGTTACACGGGCCATGAGCCGATTACGCTGGGCGGCGATAACCGCATCATTCATATGAATGGTCGGATCTACGATGCAGAGACTGGCCGGTTTATGCAGGCAGATCCTTTTGTTCAGGCGCCTTCGAATCTTCAGAATTACAATGCTTATTCTTATGTGTTGAATAATCCGCTGAGTTATACGGATCCGAGTGGGTATTTGTTTAAGAAGCTTACACAAATCGCTGGGTTTATGTCCGGTGGTATCGTGGGAGCGGTTATGGCCCACCAGATCCAGCGTTTTATTGCGAATAGTAAAACCCTATCGACATTGTATGTTGCAGGAGCCTCGATTGTATCAGGTGCTGTATGTGGGCCATGTAGTATAGCAGTGACAGCTATTGCGTCAGCGCAGAATACCTATTACCGAACGGGAGATTTTGGGGCGGCAATCAAAGCTGGTGCAGTTTCAGGTGTTTCTGCTGCTGCGTTTTATGCTGTGGGGAGTGCGTTTGAAGGGGTCAATACTGCATTTGGTAGTGCTGGCTATTTTGGCAAGGTTGCGGCACATGGTCTGGTAGGTGGTACCATGTCTGTGATGCAAGGAGGTAAGTTTGGTCATGGCTTTGCCGCGGCAGGATTTACACAGGCGCTTGCCCCTGCGATAGGTCGCATTCAACCTGGTGTTAAACATAGTCCATTAAGAATAGCTGCTGCGGCCATGGTTGGTGGTACTGCTTCGAAAATCAGTGGTGGTAAGTTTGCCAATGGTGCTGTGACAGGTGCATTTTCGAGGATGTTTAATGATCAGTTGCACGATGGACTGTATCCATTCAGCAAAGAAGCGCAAATGGACGAAAGCTATCCAGTTCCTGATGAAATTTTAGACTTGATAGAAGAATACAAAAAAGGGGAGTTCAAAAGCTTGGTTGGTGTAAATAAAGCCGCTGGAGAATCTGCTGAAGAGTATGTTGCGTCTATTATGAGGGAGAAAGGTTACATAGTATTTGTTAAAGGTGTAACATTAAAAGTAAATGGAAAGATAAGGTATCCTGATTTAACACTCTTGGATGGTAAAACAGAGGAATTGGTGTCATTCATGGAAGTAAAATTAAATAACTCCAGACTTATCGCAAGGCAGATACGTAATGATAAGATTATTCAAACCGAAGGTGCTGAAATTATTACCTCTCCAGCAGAAACATTATTACCTACTGGTCAGATAGAAGGCACGAATGTCGAACTATTCCGAATCCGTTATCAAAGTCAAGATTGATAGTGCTATGAAAAAGACAGAAATTAAAAAAACAATTCAGAATTATGGGTTTAAAAAAGGCCCTTCAGTTGACAGCTCTTTGATATATTTTTATTCAGTAGATGAGCGATACTCTATTGGTATTATAGTTTCAAACCACAAAGTTGGAGAGGAACCTCGAATTCAGTATGGAATATATGATAAAAAACTAGCAAAAATAAGGAGTGAAGTTAGTGGCTTTAGTCTGGCTGAAGACTATTGTTTGACGATACTGCACCCATTGAATTATCGGGTTTTGCGAGATGGCAGGGTGCTGCCTATTGAACAAGTCTTTGATGAAAAGTTTTTTAGAGCTTTCATAGAAAGCTTTATAGAAAAAAAAGATGAGTTAGTTGAGCAATATGTTGCTTCTCTAAATAGCTTTAATTACCCGGAGCCACTAATTCCTGAAGAGAACTTTTTCGAAGCACTTACCAAGAACCAAGGCGTGTACTTTGGGTTTATGTTTAAGTTGTCTAACGGTGAAAGAGTTACGCTGGATGATATTGAAGTACAAAGAGATGAACTAAGAAAAACGTATGGACTAAAAGGGTTTATAAAGAGAGATCTCGCGCTTTTAGAAAGCTATATACAGAGTAACAAGGACAGCTGCCTTGGTTGATAGCATATTTTGTTAACTCCCATTAACCACAAGTAAGGTTAAGGTGGTATCCATTCAAAAACGGCGCTCAGTGAGCGCCTTTTTTCTGTGCAGTCACGCCAGCGCGGTGTGCAGTGGAAATCAGCGCGGGCATGCACAACTGACCAGCGGAGGGTGCATTTTCGGCCAGTCCCACCAAGTGGTGGCACTGTACAAACTGAGTAATCATGCTGATTTGAACTGATCTCTGCTGCTGGATTCACTGAGTCCTGGTCGAGTCAGGGAAGGTAGTCAGACATGCGGTTGAGGATTTTTTCGAGATATGGAGTTGTACCCAATTTATAGTCATGCATATCTTTTAGGTCTACATTAAGCTCTCCAGCGAGTGAATGGTCAATGGATTTTAAAAAGGCCATTTTATGGTGATATGTGTCCTCAATTAATCCGATTTCGAGGGCTAGCTGCAACCAATAGTGATAGCACTGAATCGCTCCATCAAAATCGATGGCTTGTTTGGAGTAAAACCCCATTGGGACCAGGTAAAAACTCTCATTATCTGATTCGTCTGCACCCAGCCAATCTGAAATGCGATAATACAAGTCTGCCGCAATGGGTGAAAGGGGCAGTGTCATTGCCATTCGCATAAACATTTTTGTGAAAGTTACATGGACACCCACCCTAAACTGGCGTACGGAATGTACGCCGTCTACCTTTAGATAATGCTCAATGGATTGAGGATGCTAGATTATGCCAATGGCAAGGAAGAAGCAGGTCAGCCTATCAGACACTAAGTACTATCACTGCATATCCCGGTGTGTTCGTCGGGCATTTCTGTGCGGTAAAGATCGCCTCACGGGCAAGTCTTATGAACATCGGCGAGACTGGGTTGAGGAAAAATTACTGACCCTTGCGAAGGTGTTTTGTATTGATGTGTGTGGCTATGCCATTATGAGTAATCATACGCATATTGTATTGTATGTGGATGATAAGAAAGCACAATGTACGCCGTCTACCTTTAGGTAATGCTCAATGGCAAGGAAGAAGCAGATAAAGTTATAAGGATACCCACTCGAAACTGGCGTACGGAATGTACGCCGTCTACCTTTAGGTAATGCTCAATGGATTGAGGATGCTAGATTATGCCAATGGCAAGGAAGAAGCAGGTCAGCTCAACACCAGTTATAAGGACACCCACCCTAAACTGGCGTACGGAATGTACGCCGTCTACCTTTAGGTAATGCTCAATGGATTGAGGATGCTAGATTATGCCAATGGCAAGGAAGAAGCAGGTCAGCTCAACACCAGTTATAAGGACACCCACCCGAAACTGGCGTACGGAATGTACGCCGTCTACCTTTAGGTAATGCTCAATGGATTGAGGATGCTAGATTATGCCAATGGCAAGGAAGAAGCAGGTCAGCTCAACACCAGTTATAAGGACACCCACCCTAAAGTGGCGTACGGAATGTACGCCGTCTACCTTTAGGTAATGCTCAATGGATTGAGGATGCTAGATTATGCCAATGGCAAGGAAGAAGCAGGTCAGCTTATCAGACACTAAGTACTACCAC
This portion of the Pseudoalteromonas rubra genome encodes:
- a CDS encoding RHS repeat domain-containing protein, giving the protein MSHENLLVAGVDEHSAYSYIQQHSYTFDALGNLTSRALTAEATATTFGYDTLNRVTKVNGDERYVYDPNGNLKNKDGWTQKYGKAGEPLHAIHERVKGSQTETFRYDANGNQLSATVHLNGRVHTRTLDYSARNKVTSITQNGETVTFTYDANNRRYKRTEGSKTIYYVGALEIVDEGASGEFANQHYVRRSINGDAVQTYHPNGQASLQWLFTDHQGSVVAITDYAGKLLKRFSYDVFGKQSEIVRPPSSDASYTHWSTASLGIFTRVPANSRSYTGHEPITLGGDNRIIHMNGRIYDAETGRFMQADPFVQAPSNLQNYNAYSYVLNNPLSYTDPSGYLFKKLTQIAGFMSGGIVGAVMAHQIQRFIANSKTLSTLYVAGASIVSGAVCGPCSIAVTAIASAQNTYYRTGDFGAAIKAGAVSGVSAAAFYAVGSAFEGVNTAFGSAGYFGKVAAHGLVGGTMSVMQGGKFGHGFAAAGFTQALAPAIGRIQPGVKHSPLRIAAAAMVGGTASKISGGKFANGAVTGAFSRMFNDQLHDGLYPFSKEAQMDESYPVPDEILDLIEEYKKGEFKSLVGVNKAAGESAEEYVASIMREKGYIVFVKGVTLKVNGKIRYPDLTLLDGKTEELVSFMEVKLNNSRLIARQIRNDKIIQTEGAEIITSPAETLLPTGQIEGTNVELFRIRYQSQD
- a CDS encoding transposase, translated to MPMARKKQVSLSDTKYYHCISRCVRRAFLCGKDRLTGKSYEHRRDWVEEKLLTLAKVFCIDVCGYAIMSNHTHIVLYVDDKKAHRLSDKAIVLRWHKLFKGNWLTHKFIGGDELSESEHSILDADISEFRIRLASISWFMRVLNEDIARRANKEDGCTGRFWEGRFKSQALLDEAALAACLAYVDLNPVRAKMAETPETSDYTSIKKRIDYARQGKQPKSLLRFAGNPRKHMPKGLPFELTYYIQLVELTGRCMRADKRGYISDSQPLLTRLQIEPDNWLKLTTQFTKVFHGAVGRKQAMTDYCEHLHKRRRANLTQCERLLG